The following are encoded in a window of Gymnogyps californianus isolate 813 chromosome 21, ASM1813914v2, whole genome shotgun sequence genomic DNA:
- the PPCS gene encoding phosphopantothenate--cysteine ligase codes for ADEAAAEARVRAWAAGQAARGRRVALVTSGGTQVPLEARAVRFLENFSSGRRGAASAERLVGAGYGVCFLHRARSAFPWARALPPPGPALLDALRLTPGPPPGVAADPAALPALLPALRDYRRATEAGALLAIEFTGLAEYLALLRAAARALAPFGSSVMFYLAAAVSDFYIPASEMPEHKIQSSEGPLQITMKMVPKMLSPLVKEWAPEAFVISFKLETDPLILIDKSRQALEKYRHQVVVANILESRRTSVIIVTKDSQTPLSLSDEEIAQGMEIEEKIVSYLQGQHTAFIEKKV; via the exons gcggatgaggcggcggcggaggcgcGCGTGCGGGCGTgggcggcggggcaggcggcGCGCGGGCGGCGCGTGGCGCTGGTGACGTCGGGGGGGACGCAGGTGCCGTTGGAGGCGCGCGCCGTCCGCTTCCTGGAGAACTTCAGcagcgggcggcgcggcgccgccTCGGCCGAGCGGCTGGTGGGCGCCGGCTACGGCGTCTGCTTCCTGCACCGGGCCCGCTCCGCCTTCCCCTGGGCCAGAGCCCTCCCGCCGCCCGGGCCCGCCCTGCTCGACGCCCTCCGCCTCACTCCCGGGCCGCCGCCCGGCGTGGCCGCCGACCCCGCCGCTCTCCCCGCCTTGCTACCCGCCCTCCGCGACTACCGCCGCGCTACCGAGGCGGGGGCGCTGCTGGCCATCGAATTCACCGGGCTCGCCGAGTACCTGGCGCTGCTGCgagccgccgcccgcgcccTGGCGCCCTTCG GCTCCAGCGTCATGTTTTACCTGGCAGCCGCCGTGTCGGATTTCTACATCCCAGCTTCGGAGATGCCCGAGCACAAGATCCAGTCCTCGGAGGGGCCCCTGCAG ATCACAATGAAGATGGTGCCAAAAATGCTGTCTCCTCTCGTCAAAGAATGGGCCCCAGAGGCAtttgttatttcctttaaaCTGGAGACAGATCCCTTGATCTTAATCGATAAATCACGGCAGGCTCTGGAGAAATATCGTCACCAGGTGGTGGTAGCAAACATCCTGGAGTCGCGGAGAACCTCTGTTATTATCGTAACCAAAGACTCACAGACTCCGTTATCTCTTTCTGATGAGGAAATAGCGCAAGGCATGGAAATAGAGGAAAAGATAGTGAGCTATCTTCAGGGCCAACATACCGCGTTTATAGAGAAGAAAGTCTGA
- the ZMYND12 gene encoding zinc finger MYND domain-containing protein 12, whose translation MPAPPLPVALATRRRLQGGGAVEGSRRCELCGAAARLRCGRCRLTYYCGVDHQKADWVSIHERICQLLIPIRTSLPCLLSEKERKHGVEQLVKRQKYIIELAYGAAQEFVLDGKHKEAMPAALHALRFSTEVYGSNSVQLVPAYLLLAEASTGVGRLPEASKYLSQAQWIVLRTPDCSVAVQYKLHRSLGLFSAAEGNFEQALYHLANDIYLASSTFGLKSIETSGGYFHMANVFFHQNKMDVANSLYAEVTDIWHAFLMKSLQAQEQILESQPETSPFTEDKEVGEDRMTEARQAEALRVLNAVLDIREQAPKQRPGETARVLHALAMLYYLITDLSKAREVGLKAFDLVKQLPRQESLEAIGHLLNLIRSKPSHAK comes from the exons atGCCCGCCCCGCCCCTTCC CGTCGCCTTGGCAACGCGGCGGCGGCTCCAGGGAGGTGGCGCTGTGGAGGGGTCTCGCCGGTGCGAGCTgtgcggggcggcggcgcggctcCGCTGCGGCCGCTGCCGGCTCACGTACTACTG CGGTGTAGATCATCAAAAAGCTGACTGGGTTAGTATCCACGAGCGAATATGCCAGCTGCTGATTCCAATCCGTACGTCCCTCCCTTGTCTCCTTTCcgaaaaagaaagaaaacatggcGTGGAACAGCTGGTGAAGAGGCAG AAATACATCATCGAGCTCGCGTACGGCGCAGCCCAGGAGTTTGTTTTGGATGGAAAGCATAAAGAAGCGATGCCTGCAGCTTTGCATGCGCTGCGTTTCAGTACTGAAGTGTACGGCTCCAATTCTGTGCAATTGGTGCCTGCTTATCTCCTCTTGGCTGAGGCCTCCACTG GCGTTGGCCGTCTTCCAGAGGCATCTAAGTATCTCTCCCAAGCTCAGTGGATTGTCCTCCGAACTCCAGACTGCAGCGTTGCTGTTCAGTATAAATTACATCGTAGTCTGgggcttttctctgctgctgaaggaaacTTTGAACAGGCTTTATATCACCTGGCGAATGAT ATTTACCTTGCTAGTTCTACCTTTGGACTAAAATCTATTgagacctctggaggttatTTCCACATggctaatgttttctttcaccAGAACAAAATGGACGTAGCAAACTCACTCTATGCTGAG GTAACCGACATCTGGCATGCCTTTCTTATGAAGTCACTTCAAGCGCAGGAGCAAATTCTCGAGTCACAACCGGAAACGTCTCCGTTCACCGAGGACAAGGAAGTCGGCGAAGACCGTATGA CTGAAGCCCGGCAAGCGGAAGCACTCCGAGTACTGAATGCAGTGTTAGATATCAGAGAACAGGCACCAAAGCAACGACCGGGGGAAACCGCCAGAGTTTTGCACGCGCTTGCCATGCTTTATTACCTGATCACGGATTTATCAAAG GCTCGTGAGGTGGGGCTGAAAGCCTTCGACCTGGTGAAACAACTGCCCCGACAGGAGTCTCTCGAAGCCATTGGTCATTTGTTAAACTTGATTCGCTCCAAGCCTTCCCACGCGAAATAA